A part of Hippopotamus amphibius kiboko isolate mHipAmp2 chromosome 16, mHipAmp2.hap2, whole genome shotgun sequence genomic DNA contains:
- the NFKBID gene encoding NF-kappa-B inhibitor delta: MEDPLDTRLYAEPSLPQAGSWRGSGLPSVPPQLPSVVTGPSLDTARAHVLALGPQKLLAQDEEGDTLLHLFAARGLRWLAYAAAEVLQVYRQLDVREHKGKTPLLVAAAANQPLIVEDLLNLGAEPNATDHQGRSVLHVAATYGLPRVLSAVINSGVRVDVEARDFEGLTPLHTAILALNVAMHPPDLYPPALSTQAQDRLACVRMLLHMGADHTSQEIKSNKTVLHLAVQAANPTLVQLLLALPRGDLRAFVNMKAHGNTALHMAAALPPGPAQEAIVRRLLAAGADPTLRNLENEQPVHLLRPGPGPEGLRQLLKRSRVAPPGLSS, encoded by the exons ATGGAG GACCCCCTGGATACTCGGCTCTATGCAGAACCTTCCCTGCCACAGGCAGGATCCTGGAGAGGTTCTGGACTTCCGTCAGTACCCCCACAGTTGCCTTCTGTGGTCACCGGACCATCCCTGGACACTGCCCGTGCTCATGTGCTGGCTTTGGGGCCACAGAAGCTGTTGGCCCAGGATGAGGAGGGAGACAC GCTCCTGCACCTGTTTGCGGCTCGGGGATTGCGCTGGTTAGCCTATGCTGCAGCTGAGGTGCTCCAAGTGTACAGACAGCTGGACGTTCGAGAGCATAAGGGCAAG ACCCCTCTTCTGGTGGCTGCTGCTGCCAACCAGCCCCTGATTGTGGAGGATCTGCTGAACCTGGGAGCGGAACCCAACGCCACTGACCATCAAGGACGTTCTGTCTTACACGTGGCCGCTACATATGGGCTCCCAAGAGTTCTCTCG gctgTGATTAACTCAGGGGTTCGAGTTGACGTAGAAGCCAGAGACTTCGAGG GCCTCACCCCCCTCCACACAGCCATCCTGGCCCTCAACGTTGCTATGCACCCACCCGACCTATATCCCCCAGCACTGAGCACCCAGGCCCAAGACAGGCTGGCTTGCGTCAggatgttgctgcacatgggtgcTGACCACACCAGCCAG GAGATCAAGAGCAACAAGACAGTCCTGCACTTGGCTGTGCAGGCCGCCAACCCCACCCTGGTTCAGCTGCTGCTGGCACTGCCGCGGGGAGACCTGCGGGCCTTTGTCAACATGAAG GCCCATGGGAACACAGCCCTCCACATGGCGGCCGCCCTGCCCCCTGGGCCAGCCCAGGAGGCCATTGTGAGGCGTCTGCTGGCAGCTGGGGCAGATCCAACACTGCGCAACCTGGAGAATGAGCAGCCTGTCCACCTGCTACGGCCTGGGCCGGGCCCCGAGGGG CTCCGGCAGCTATTGAAGAGGAGCCGTGTGGCGCCCCCAGGCCTGTCCTCTTAG
- the HCST gene encoding hematopoietic cell signal transducer isoform X1, whose protein sequence is MVPPGNILFLLLLPVAAAQMTSGSCSGCGPLSLPLLAGLVAADAVVSLLIVVVVFVCARLRSRPTQEDGKIYINMPGRG, encoded by the exons aTGGTCCCTCCAGGCAACATCCTgttcctgcttttgctcccag tggctgcagcccAGATGACCTCAG GTTCCTGTTCCGGATGTGGGCCCCTCTCCCTGCCGCTCCTGGCAGGCCTCGTGGCCGCAGATGCAGTTGTGTCACTGCTAATCGTTGTGgtggtgtttgtgtgtgcgcGCCTACGCAGCAGGCCCACCCAAG aagaTGGCAAAATCTACATCAACATGCCTGGCAGGGGCTGA
- the HCST gene encoding hematopoietic cell signal transducer isoform X2, translated as MVPPGNILFLLLLPVAAAQMTSGSCSGCGPLSLPLLAGLVAADAVVSLLIVVVVFVCARLRSRPTQDGKIYINMPGRG; from the exons aTGGTCCCTCCAGGCAACATCCTgttcctgcttttgctcccag tggctgcagcccAGATGACCTCAG GTTCCTGTTCCGGATGTGGGCCCCTCTCCCTGCCGCTCCTGGCAGGCCTCGTGGCCGCAGATGCAGTTGTGTCACTGCTAATCGTTGTGgtggtgtttgtgtgtgcgcGCCTACGCAGCAGGCCCACCCAAG aTGGCAAAATCTACATCAACATGCCTGGCAGGGGCTGA
- the TYROBP gene encoding TYRO protein tyrosine kinase-binding protein isoform X1 codes for MGDLGPSNRLLSLLLTVCGLSLVQARTDCNCSSVSPGILAGIVLGDLVLTLLIALAVYSLGRLVPRGRGSAEAVTRKQHITETESPYQELQGQRTDVYSDLNTQRPYYK; via the exons ATGGGGGACCTTGGACCCTCCAACAGGCTCCTGTCTCTCCTTCTGACTGTGTGTG gTCTCAGCCTCGTTCAGGCCCGTACAG ACTGCAACTGCTCCTCCGTGAGCCCCGGCATACTGGCGGGGATCGTGCTGGGGGACTTGGTGCTGACTCTCCTCATCGCCCTGGCTGTGTACTCCCTGGGTCGGCTGGTCCCTCGGGGGCGAGGGTCCGCGGAGG CAGTGACCCGGAAACAGCATATCACTGAGACAGAGTCGCCTtatcag GAGCTCCAAGGCCAGAGGACAGATGTCTACAGCGACCTCAACACACAGAGACCGTATTACAAATGA
- the TYROBP gene encoding TYRO protein tyrosine kinase-binding protein isoform X2 produces the protein MGDLGPSNRLLSLLLTVCGLSLVQARTDCNCSSVSPGILAGIVLGDLVLTLLIALAVYSLGRLVPRGRGSAEVTRKQHITETESPYQELQGQRTDVYSDLNTQRPYYK, from the exons ATGGGGGACCTTGGACCCTCCAACAGGCTCCTGTCTCTCCTTCTGACTGTGTGTG gTCTCAGCCTCGTTCAGGCCCGTACAG ACTGCAACTGCTCCTCCGTGAGCCCCGGCATACTGGCGGGGATCGTGCTGGGGGACTTGGTGCTGACTCTCCTCATCGCCCTGGCTGTGTACTCCCTGGGTCGGCTGGTCCCTCGGGGGCGAGGGTCCGCGGAGG TGACCCGGAAACAGCATATCACTGAGACAGAGTCGCCTtatcag GAGCTCCAAGGCCAGAGGACAGATGTCTACAGCGACCTCAACACACAGAGACCGTATTACAAATGA